From Vigna unguiculata cultivar IT97K-499-35 chromosome 5, ASM411807v1, whole genome shotgun sequence, the proteins below share one genomic window:
- the LOC114185962 gene encoding beta-glucosidase 24-like yields the protein MAYTQAFLQLRALTTPVRAWPHREVKSTTRNHIVCKAEKEDVEEGDASTLSLLSRRLALGTALIGGAAVAGTKASPADAAIAKRSLEKPTVSVLPAVSTEEYPASVVEALSLNRSSFPEGFVFGTASAAYQYEGAASEGGRKASVWDAFTHRYPERIDDRSNGDVAVDEYHRYLEDVQIMKDMNLDAYRFSVSWSRIIPNGKVGENEEGVNQEGIDYYNDLIDNLIANGLEPYITLFHWDTPQALQEEYGGFLSHQIVDDFKDFAKVCFKYFGDRVKHWITLNEPWSYSNGGYAIGAFAPGRCSEWQDPTCLGGDSGTEPYIVTHNLLLSHAAAVDVYRNEFKESQNGMMGITIIANWYEPYTDAAEDVAAAKRALDFMFGWYMEPLTSGKYPDTMRKLVGKRLPEFSAEESTLLAGSFDFLGLNYYTTNYAANRPKVEPSTTSKDEPSYTTDANVTYLTERNGIPVGTPTASDWLYVCPKGFKDLLLYTKATYNNPLIYITENGRGNDVNDEAQTLEEALLDIYRIDYYYRHLYYLLSAIGEGVNVQGYFAWSLLDNFEWKNGYSVGFGLNYVDRNDGLKRYAKLSAQWFTNFLKKPSLPK from the exons ATGGCTTACACACAAGCTTTCTTGCAGCTCCGTGCCCTAACCACCCCGGTCAGAGCTTGGCCACACCGGGAAGTGAAGAGCACCACACGAAACCACATTGTTTGCAAGGCGGAGAAGGAGGACGTGGAAGAGGGTGACGCCTCCACCCTCAGCCTTCTCTCTCGCAGATTGGCCCTCGGCACTGCCCTCATCGGTGGTGCTGCTGTTGCTGGCACTAAGGCCTCACCTGCAGATGCTGCTATTGCAAAACGCTCTCTGGAGAAACCTA CAGTTAGCGTATTACCAGCAGTAAGTACTGAGGAATATCCTGCATCGGTTGTGGAAGCTCTTTCTCTCAATCGAAGCAGTTTTCCCGAGGGCTTTGTTTTCGGGACAGCGTCCGCGGCTTACCAG TACGAAGGAGCGGCATCTGAAGGTGGAAGAAAAGCAAGTGTATGGGATGCATTCACCCATAGATATCCag AGCGGATAGATGACAGAAGCAATGGAGATGTAGCAGTTGACGAATATCATCGTTACTTG GAAGATGTTCAGATAATGAAGGATATGAATCTGGATGCATACAGATTCTCCGTCTCGTGGTCTAGAATAATACCAA aTGGAAAAGTGGGCGAAAACGAGGAGGGTGTAAACCAAGAAGGAATCGATTATTACAATGACCTCATCGATAATCTAATAGCCAACG GTCTAGAACCCTATATCACACTGTTTCACTGGGATACTCCCCAAGCCTTACAAGAAGAGTATGGAGGTTTCTTATCTCATCAGATTGT AGATGATTTTAAAGACTTCGCAAAAGTTTGTTTCAAATACTTCGGAGACAGGGTGAAACATTGGATCACTCTGAATGAACCATGGTCTTATAGTAATGGTGGTTATGCAATTGGGGCCTTTGCACCAGGTCGATGTTCTGAATGGCAAGATCCAACTTGTCTCGGTGGTGATTCAGGAACAGAACCATATATAGTTACACATAATCTCCTACTTTCTCATGCAGCTGCTGTAGATGTGTACAGGAATGAGTTcaag GAAAGTCAAAATGGAATGATGGGCATAACAATTATTGCTAATTGGTACGAGCCATATACTGATGCCGCAGAAGATGTAGCCGCTGCGAAACGAGCACTTGACTTCATGTTTGGATG GTACATGGAACCATTGACATCAGGAAAATACCCAGACACTATGCGTAAATTAGTTGGTAAACGATTACCAGAGTTCAGTGCAGAAGAATCAACACTTCTTGCTGGTTCATTTGATTTTCTTGGATTAAACTATTACACCACTAACTATGCTGCGAATCGACCCAAAGTTGAACCTAGTACTACATCCAAAGACGAACCTAGTTATACTACTGATGCAAATGTCACTTATCTAA CTGAACGCAATGGTATTCCGGTCGGTACTCCG ACCGCTTCTGATTGGTTATATGTATGTCCCAAAGGATTTAAAGACTTGTTGCTTTATACCAAAGCAACGTACAATAATCCTTTGATTTATATAACTGAAAATg GTAGAGGTAACGATGTGAATGATGAAGCACAGACACTTGAGGAAGCTCTTCTTGACATTTATCGAATCGATTATTATTATCGCCATCTTTATTATCTGCTTTCAGCAATCGG GGAGGGCGTGAATGTACAAGGATATTTTGCATGGTCGCTGTTAGATAATTTTGAGTGGAAGAATGGTTATTCAGTGGGATTTGGACTGAACTATGTTGACAGAAACGATGGTTTGAAGAGATACGCCAAACTCTCTGCACAATGGTTTacgaattttcttaaaaaaccaTCACTTCCCAAATGA